The Flaviramulus sp. BrNp1-15 genome has a window encoding:
- a CDS encoding TonB-dependent receptor encodes MKNSSLFFLFSIFSIALYSQQTFVKGSVKDATSFEPIEDVTITIEETQQYVLTDVLGEFIFTENVPLGEHILRISKSGYITKRFPIIISEGKTVNITDMTLERDLSSTADLFTITLSDDELNDDTSGADNISGLLASSLDIFQRTAAFEFSSSFFRVRGLDSNNGTILINGIEMNKVYNGRPQWSNWGGINDVLRNQELTLGLAPSNYTFGGILGATNINVRASKAREGGRLTYSSSNRSYTNRVMATYASGLLKNNWAYVVSVGRRWGNGGYQDATSYNSNSFFASAEKVFNNSHSINLTAIYTPNRRGKSSPNTQEVYDLKDIKYNEYWGWQDGEKRNSRIKEVSEPIVMLNHYWNINSKTSLNTNIAYQFGKLGNSRLDYNGTDLIDGFPQGGGANPSPTYYQKLPSYFERNFPNDLQFAYSALKTFQNDGQIDWNAMYTANIANAENGGNAIYALYEDRVDDTQLTLNSILNKEINNNIVLNAGINYKSLKSENFAQTLDLLGATTYLDIDGFATNIDEAQNDLLNTNRVVTEGEKFKYHYNVFANELSVFTQAQFTYNKVDFYVSGNLKNTQYQREGIYQNGGFPDNSLGKGDKLSFTGFGGKAGLTYKLTGKHLFGLNAGYISRAPFIQNTYSNSRENHNTVPNISEEKITTLDVSYIFRSSIIKAKLTGYYNKISDASEISFFFADGIGGDNTAFVQEILQGIEKKHIGGELGVEAQVTPTIKLKGVAAVGEFTYANNPNLFLSTEPDEESVAAGFENGFKDFGVSKLKNYKLASGPQNAYSVGFEYRDPDFWWFGATTNFFTNTYVDVSPLTRSSNFNTDFDGNVFNDYDEDLARALLKQERFNDYMVVNLVGGKSWKIGTYYVGLFASVNNFLDETYKSGGFEQGRNANYRELRNDKALETPVFGAKYWYGRGATYFLNLNVRF; translated from the coding sequence ATGAAGAACTCCTCACTCTTTTTCTTATTCAGCATTTTTTCAATTGCACTATATTCACAACAAACCTTTGTTAAGGGGAGTGTTAAAGATGCCACCTCTTTTGAACCAATTGAAGATGTTACTATTACCATTGAAGAAACTCAACAATATGTATTAACAGATGTTTTAGGCGAGTTTATTTTTACTGAAAATGTCCCTTTAGGGGAACATATACTAAGAATTTCTAAATCGGGATACATTACAAAACGCTTTCCAATTATTATAAGTGAAGGAAAAACGGTAAACATTACCGATATGACTTTAGAAAGAGATTTATCGAGTACTGCCGATTTGTTTACCATTACATTATCTGATGATGAATTGAATGACGATACCAGTGGAGCAGATAATATTTCAGGATTGTTGGCCTCATCTTTAGATATATTTCAACGTACAGCAGCTTTTGAATTTAGTTCTTCCTTTTTCAGAGTTCGTGGTTTAGATTCTAACAATGGTACTATTTTAATTAATGGTATTGAAATGAATAAAGTTTACAATGGAAGACCACAATGGAGCAATTGGGGTGGTATAAACGATGTGCTTAGAAACCAAGAATTAACTTTAGGTTTAGCACCATCTAATTATACTTTTGGAGGTATTTTAGGCGCAACAAATATAAATGTAAGAGCCTCAAAAGCTAGAGAAGGTGGACGCTTAACCTATTCTTCTTCAAATAGAAGTTATACCAATCGGGTTATGGCAACATACGCATCAGGATTATTAAAAAATAATTGGGCTTATGTGGTTTCAGTTGGCAGACGCTGGGGTAACGGAGGTTATCAAGACGCTACAAGTTATAATTCTAATTCGTTTTTCGCTTCCGCAGAAAAAGTTTTTAATAATTCACACAGTATAAATCTAACGGCAATTTATACGCCAAATAGAAGGGGAAAATCTTCTCCAAACACTCAAGAAGTTTACGATTTAAAAGACATAAAGTACAACGAATACTGGGGTTGGCAAGATGGAGAAAAACGCAACTCTAGAATAAAGGAAGTTAGCGAACCCATTGTTATGTTAAATCATTACTGGAATATAAACAGTAAAACATCATTAAATACGAATATAGCTTATCAATTCGGGAAACTGGGGAATAGCAGGTTAGATTATAATGGGACTGATTTGATTGATGGTTTTCCACAAGGTGGAGGTGCAAATCCAAGCCCAACCTATTACCAAAAATTACCAAGTTATTTTGAACGTAATTTCCCAAACGATTTGCAATTTGCGTATTCAGCTTTAAAAACATTTCAAAATGATGGCCAAATAGATTGGAATGCTATGTACACAGCAAACATTGCCAATGCAGAAAATGGAGGAAATGCCATTTACGCCTTATATGAAGATAGAGTAGATGACACCCAATTAACCCTAAATTCCATTTTAAATAAAGAAATTAATAATAATATTGTTCTTAATGCAGGTATTAATTATAAGAGCTTAAAATCAGAAAATTTTGCACAAACTTTAGATCTTTTAGGAGCAACAACCTATTTAGATATTGATGGTTTTGCCACCAATATTGATGAAGCTCAAAATGATTTACTAAATACAAATAGAGTAGTTACAGAAGGTGAAAAATTCAAGTATCATTACAATGTATTTGCTAACGAATTAAGTGTGTTTACTCAGGCACAATTCACTTATAATAAAGTAGATTTTTATGTTTCAGGGAATTTGAAGAATACACAATACCAAAGAGAAGGTATTTATCAAAATGGTGGGTTTCCAGATAATTCACTTGGGAAAGGTGATAAACTAAGTTTCACGGGCTTTGGTGGAAAAGCAGGATTAACATATAAATTAACAGGAAAGCACTTGTTTGGGTTAAATGCTGGTTATATTTCAAGAGCGCCTTTTATTCAAAACACATATTCAAATTCAAGAGAAAATCACAATACTGTTCCAAATATTTCCGAAGAAAAAATAACAACTTTAGATGTGAGTTATATTTTTCGTTCCTCTATAATAAAAGCTAAACTAACAGGGTATTACAATAAAATTAGTGATGCCAGTGAGATATCGTTCTTTTTTGCAGATGGTATTGGTGGCGATAATACAGCTTTTGTACAAGAGATTTTACAGGGCATTGAAAAAAAACATATTGGTGGCGAATTAGGTGTTGAAGCTCAAGTTACACCAACTATAAAATTAAAAGGTGTGGCAGCTGTTGGAGAGTTTACTTATGCTAATAACCCAAATTTATTTCTGTCTACAGAACCAGATGAGGAATCTGTAGCAGCCGGTTTTGAAAATGGTTTTAAAGATTTTGGCGTATCTAAATTAAAGAATTACAAATTAGCTTCAGGTCCACAAAACGCATATTCTGTTGGTTTTGAATATCGCGATCCCGATTTCTGGTGGTTTGGGGCAACTACAAATTTCTTTACAAATACTTATGTAGATGTGAGTCCGTTAACAAGATCCTCAAATTTTAATACAGATTTTGACGGTAATGTATTTAATGATTATGATGAAGATTTAGCCAGAGCACTATTAAAACAAGAGCGTTTTAATGATTATATGGTTGTAAACTTAGTGGGAGGAAAATCTTGGAAAATAGGAACGTATTATGTGGGACTTTTTGCTAGTGTAAACAATTTTTTGGATGAAACTTATAAATCAGGTGGTTTTGAACAAGGCAGAAATGCCAATTATAGAGAATTAAGAAACGATAAAGCATTAGAAACACCAGTATTTGGAGCTAAATATTGGTATGGTAGAGGTGCTACATATTTTTTAAATCTCAATGTTAGATTCTAG